CTGGATCTGCAAGCTGACTCGAAAACCGGGGTAATCGAAGAGCTGGCAGCTCTAGCCGCTCGGCTCGGTCTGATTCGTGACAAGACCTGGTTCGTAGGTGCATTGATCGAACGCGAGAATGTGATGCCCAGCGCTACCGGGAATGGGGTCGCCTTTCTGCATACTCTTCATCGCCATCCGGAGCAGATCCTTAAGCCCTTTATGGTGCTAGGACGATCGCTCCGAGGCGTCGACTTCGATGCTTTGGACGGTGCCCCGACTCATCTCTTTTTCGTATTGGGCCTCAAGTTTCATGAGCTCTACCTCCCGTGGTTGGCGAAGTTGCCGCAGATGTGTGCACAGCCTGAAACGCTCCAGATCTTGATGACAGCCACGACTGCCAACCAAGTCTTCAACGCTCTTTCCAGTGCCGAGCAAACCCTTGGAGAGGTACAAGGTCCCGAATTCCGGAAATAACCCGAAACGCCACACCCAATGGAGCCTGATCAGGAGAGCTAGTGGCGCTGAGAGCGAAAACGCTTAGGCTCTAGGAGGGTGTTACTTTCGAGAATCGATGAAGTTATGAAGAGAGGCACACCGTTAAGCAGGTCCCCAGCATCTCGCTCTACTGAAGCCAGAGCCCTATCCGTATAGGCCCGGGAGTGACTGGGTACTAGACAGCGGAGATTTGCGAGTGGGGAGGTCGAAACATGGAAGCAAAGGTTTCGGATGTCCTGAGGCACAAAGGTGATCGTGTCGTCACCCTTATGCCGCAACAAACCGTCGCGGCGGCCGTCCAACTGCTCACCAAAAATCGGATCGGGGCTGCACCGGTCGTCGACGAGGGGGGTCGAGTCGTTGGGATAGTCTCCGAGCGCGACATTATCCGCGGCATGTCGGAAGATGCCGGAGCCTTGTTAGCACTTCCGGTCGATCAATTGATGACCCGTGAAGTCAAGACCTGCGTCCCAGAGGATCGGCTAGTCGATTTGATGCGGGTGATGACGCTACAACGCATCCGCCACTTGCCGGTAGTCCATAGCGGAGCACTTTGCGGAATCGTTAGCATCGGCGACGTTGTCAAGCAGCGTCTCGAAGAGGTCCAGTCCGAGGTAGAGGATCTCCACAGATACATTCGCTCGCCATAACGTATCAATTCGCTGAGATTAGTCGCCGCAAACTGAGAAGAACCTCAAGGTATGCCGTTCGATCAGGACGAGCAAAGGGTCTTCCAGGTTTTCAGTTGGTAGTCTCGCACTGACCTCGCTCGGGATCGGGCGACGAGCGGGAGCTTCGTCAGGAACGCGAACAATGTGGGAGACGAGGCCTGCTTTCGGCAGCAAGGAATACAAGGCGATGGATCATCTCACGTGGCGGTTCGCGGCGATTCTCGGCGCGTTAATAGCAACCAGCGCTTCGATGGGGGCCTCCCTGTACGAAGAGTCCGTGCTGGATCGGGTCTGGCCGCGCAAACCCAACATCGTCAGGCCGATAGAAGGCGGTGCCAACCGAACACTCTTCTGGGTTCCTGCCGATCTGATCGCGATCACCAGCCTTCTCGTTGCGACTTGGGCCGCTTGGCCTGCTACCGATACTCGCGTTGCCGTGCTTGTGGGAGTTGGCCTCTATGCGATTAACATCGGAGTCAGCGTCGGCTATTTCGTGCCGGAGTTGTTGAAGGTCGAGAGAATCGGGGCTCGGCCCGACGATCCTTCATCGCGAACGTGGGTACGTCGAAACCGATGGCGCGGCGCGATCTTCGTTTGCACCACCGCCGCTCTGAGTCTCGCCGTCGCGTCGCTGGCCAGCGTCAGCTGATGATACCAAGCTCTCGTCGTTCGCGCTCAGATGCAACTTTAACGGACGCAATACCCGCCGTACCGAAGCATTGATTGCGCGCTCGCCAATATAACCGCAAGCTCGTAATGCATCCGCTAGCGCTCGGCACCGCAGACAAGTTTCTCGCCCACATCACCAACTATCAACTCCATCTCACGCAATTGATCTCGGTCGGTCCAGGCGAACCTGCGCAGGCGATTCACCGCGATCAGTGTCGTTTGATTTATTCAGCTCCCGAAGGGTTTCGAACGCCAGTGCAACACAATCTAGGCGACGACTGATTTCACCGAAGAAAACAGAGCGACTCGGATAATTCCGGGGAGCAGACGTTACCCAGAGTCTGGCTTTGCGCTTATCTTTGAGCCCGGACGCCCGGCCCGCTGATTTTTGACCAAAGACCGCTTCTACGATTAGGCAATTTCGACTTCATATCGGGACTGCAGCTCGACGAATTGCAGAGCGAATATGGCTTGCATTCCGAACCCGCCAGAGGCGCATTGTCGACAACATCTTGAATGTGAGTAGAGGAATGGCCGATTTCGCGCGTACCGTTCGCTATCAATCGATTCGTTGAGTCCTTATGGCACAATGGCTTTCTATAGCTCGGATAAAGTTATCGGTAGGTATCGAGTAAGACCGATTTGGACATCGGGTCTCGCAAAAGTCCGCGCAGTGATCGCGATCGACCTAACATATTACGTAACACAATAAACCGAGATTTCTGTTTTCCAAGTGGAGTAGCCACTTGATAAGATGTGCGAACAATCCTGACAGATATGGGTTTGGACGCTATCGGAGTTAAACAAATCAGCGAACGCTCGGGCCATCCAATAAGTGACATCATTGAGTACCTTGTGTCCTTGTGTCGTTAGCTCCGAACTTGGGTGAGAACAGCCTCGATGCCCAACCGTGATCACAGCCTCCAGGTAAATTGCGACAACTGCAAGGCGCGTTTCGTCGCGTGGTACGGAACCGAGGAAGAGGCGGATGGTTTCCAAGCCTGGGTCACACCCCCCGTCGCCAAATCGCAGCGCCCGTTTGTCTCTTTCACGACGCCGGCATGCGGATGGTGCGCATCGCGCCCGGCGGTGCGCTTTCGTCGCTCACGGAGCACTCGGCCTCCTGGCCTCAGAAAAACACCGAAAATTGATAATCAAACTCCGCTCGTTCATCACCTGATCAACACCTGACCGCCGCTTGCGTATCCCTCGCGAGCATGATAGGGAAATTCTGCGGAAACGCGGTGTTGCGGTATATCCAAGAGATGCGATAAGAAAGCTCTTAAGAATACGAGGCTGTGGACTTAGAGCGATCCAAGGGTGGTCAAGATGGATATTGGACAGGCGCAGATACATCGTTCATTGACCAGGCCAGTCTTGCTGGGCGGGGCGGAGCGGGCGCCGGCGATCGTCAAAGCGACCACCATGCTCGGCATCGGACTGGGACCGGGCTTCCACTGGCCGAACATTTTGCTCGGGGCTTTTCTGGGCACGGCGGTGCATATGCTGCTGCGTTGGATGGCCAAGCGCGATCCGCAATTCTTCGCGGTCTACCTGCGCCACCTGAGCTACCAGCCGGACTACCGACATTTTGCCGACCCGGACGCGCCGCCGGCGCGCGTCTATCGTTCGGTGGAACCATACAAGAGGTACTGAGCCATGGCGTTATGGGCGCACGGTGGGACGAGAGCGGCGAGGCGGCTGGGGCGGCAGGGGTTTGTGGCGCTCTCGCCCTACCGGCGCTTTTTGCGGCGCGGACTGGCGGGGCCGGTGATCCTGACCAAGTCGGGAGCCTTCCTCTGCGTCCTGCGGCTGCATCCCTCCGATCTGGAATCGCAGAGCTCGGAGCGGCGTGCGCGGGTGTGCGAAGCCTTGGCGCAAATATTTTCGACGCTGGGCGACGGCTGGGGCACCTGGATCAACGTGATCTCACGCGCGCGCCGGCAATACCTGGAGCGGGGTGCGCTGTGGCACTCGACGATGGTGACGGTGGATGAGGCGCAGCGGCGGCGGTTGAGGACGAGAGCGCGAACTACGAGCGCGAGTGCTTCATCGCACTGGTCCATCAGCCGCCGGCACCGCACGAGCAGCGGCTGTTCGATCTCGCGATAGGGGCGGGCGCCAAGCACAGTCTGAATCTCGAGCAGCAGCTGCTGGAGTTCGAGCGGCAGGTCAGCGAAATAGCCGGCACGCTCTCCGGCTGGGTGGGACTGACGTCGCTTAGCGATGAGGGCGAGGCGCTGGCGTTTATCGAGGAGTGCATCGATGGCATTCACCAGCAGCGTCTGTCGCCGCCGCCCGGTCGGTTGCTCGATACGCTCCTTGGTCACGAATTCATCTTCGGCTACCGGCCGACGATCGATGGCCGCGCGATCCGGGTGATCGCGCTGAGTGAGTTTCCGCCCGAGTCGCATCCTCTGATGCTGTCGGCGCTCGGTAGCCTGCCGCTCCCGTATCGCTTTTACGTGCGACTCGAACATTACGATCCGACCACCGCCAACGCGAAGCTGGCGGGTTATACGCAAGCTGGGGCAACCGGCTCTACGGTCCGCTCGACGCGGTCCATCGGATTCTGGGCGGGATGCCGCGCGAGAATCCGCACGCCGCGGCGATGATGGAAGACGTGCTCGCAGCGCAGGCCGAGAACGAGCATGGCGATTATCGGCCCGTGGGCTACACGGCGGGGTTCGTGCTGATCGGCGAGGATGCGGTGCGGGTGGAGGCCGGCGAGCGGCTGATTATGCGCGAGGCCCGTAATCGCGGCTACGGCGCGCGCGACGAGACGCTCAACTGCGCCGACGGCTACTTTGGGTCATGGGCGGCAAATGGCTACTTCAATCCGCGCCGCGCCATCATCAATACGCTAAACGCTGCGCACACGCTCTGCCTTGATATTCCGTGGGGTGGTCAGGAGCGCAACCCGTCGCCGTATTATCCGGCGAACAGCCCGGCGATGCTCATAGGCCTGACGCGCGGCAACGCCCCGTTCGGCTACTGCGACCACGTGGACGATCGCGGGCACGTGCTGATGCCGGGACCGACCGGCAGCGGCAAGACGACTGCGATCGGCTACACCACCTTTTTGCATCATCGTATTGCCGGCGCGCAGTCGTTCAACTTCGATTGCGGCTACGGCATGTACGTGCCGACGCTGGCGGTGGGCGGGTTGCATTACGACCTCGGCGCGGACGCCACCTGTTTTCAGCCGTTGCGCCATATCGATCGGTCGAAGGAGCGCGTCTTCGCGCACGGCTGGCTGAGCGAGGACTTGTTGCCCTTTGGCGGGATCAATCCAGCGCCGGAGCGCGACGAGGCGTTGTGGCGGGCGCTCGAGGTGATGGCGGAGCTGCCGCCTACGCTTCGCACCTTGACCAATCTCAAATACACGGTGCAGGACCAGACCATCCGTGAAGGGCTGACCTTCTTTACCCACGAGGGTCCGGCGGGTCGCTATCTCGACGGCGATCATGACGGCCTGGGCGAGAGCCGGTTTATCACCTTCGAGATCGAACGGCTGATGGGGCAGGGCGAGCGCGTGCTGGTGCCGGTGCTGAGCTATTTGTTCCATCGCATCGATCAGCGACTGGACGGGCGGCCAACGCGGATTACCGCCGATGAATTGTGGATCATGCTGGCGCGGGCGCGCTTCGCGGCGAAGTTCGAGGAC
The sequence above is a segment of the Candidatus Binataceae bacterium genome. Coding sequences within it:
- a CDS encoding VirB3 family type IV secretion system protein gives rise to the protein MDIGQAQIHRSLTRPVLLGGAERAPAIVKATTMLGIGLGPGFHWPNILLGAFLGTAVHMLLRWMAKRDPQFFAVYLRHLSYQPDYRHFADPDAPPARVYRSVEPYKRY
- a CDS encoding CBS domain-containing protein produces the protein MEAKVSDVLRHKGDRVVTLMPQQTVAAAVQLLTKNRIGAAPVVDEGGRVVGIVSERDIIRGMSEDAGALLALPVDQLMTREVKTCVPEDRLVDLMRVMTLQRIRHLPVVHSGALCGIVSIGDVVKQRLEEVQSEVEDLHRYIRSP
- a CDS encoding PTS sugar transporter subunit IIA, giving the protein MSNRLRRIAEPPADWLDKLMTVRQVAAYLNVNERTILKLVGEGALPGVRIGNLWRFRKAMLDAWLDDQALGVIPRTPEVSVSSPVARRLLTLASCFQPRHVILDLQADSKTGVIEELAALAARLGLIRDKTWFVGALIERENVMPSATGNGVAFLHTLHRHPEQILKPFMVLGRSLRGVDFDALDGAPTHLFFVLGLKFHELYLPWLAKLPQMCAQPETLQILMTATTANQVFNALSSAEQTLGEVQGPEFRK